In Oncorhynchus tshawytscha isolate Ot180627B linkage group LG23, Otsh_v2.0, whole genome shotgun sequence, the following proteins share a genomic window:
- the LOC112223127 gene encoding prostaglandin reductase 3 isoform X1: MSTSFLLRNGKRVFSVIGGGCRGTDALSRVHFVSRRFIIDLSYSTHFMDLKGSSIPSSMKKLVVTKLSQNFRDAVALQTVPVPTPGDGDLLVRNRFVGINASDINYSAGRYDPSVKPPFDAGFEGIGEVVGLGLSASARYTIGDTVAYFADGAFAEYTVIPMIKTVPVPAVKPEFLTLLLSGATAYIAMKRLGDLVKGETVLVTAAAGGTGQFAVQFAKQAGCHVVGTCSSNEKAGFLKTIGCDRPINYTSEDLSTTLRKEYPQGLDVVYESIGGRMFDMAVNNLANKGRLIVIGFISAYQTASGVPTVKGGTLPMKLLQKSASVRGFFLPHFLSDYKEAMGSMMQMFAKGKLVCEVDCGDMAPEGHFMGLESVFRAVDYMYAGKNVGKVVVEVTPPSLDSKL; encoded by the exons ATGTCCACCTCTTTCTTGTTGAGAAACGGTAAGAGGGTGTTTTCGGTAATCGGCGGGGGGTGCAGAGGAACCGATGCACTTTCTAGAGTTCATTTCGTATCGCGCCGCTTCATTATAGATTTGTCATACTCCACGCACTTCATGGATTTGAAAGGTTCCTCGATACCGAGCTCCATGAAAAAGCTGGTCGTAACGAAGCTTAGCCAGAATTTCAGAGACGCCGTTGCCTTGCAAACTGTTCCAGTCCCGACACCTGGCGACGGGGACTTGCTTGTCAGAAATCG ATTTGTTGGAATCAATGCCTCGGACATCAACTACTCAGCAGGCCGCTACGACCCTTCGGTGAAGCCACCGTTTGACGCCGGGTTCGAGGGCATTGGCGAGGTGGTCGGACTCGGCCTGAGTGCCAGCGCCCGCTACACCATTGGCGACACCGTGGCCTACTTTGCCGATGGGGCCTTTGCGGAGTACACGGTGATACCCATGATCAAGACCGTACCCGTACCCGCGGTGAAGCCAGAGTTCCTCACCCTGCTGTTAAGCGGTGCCACGGCCTATATCGCCATGAAGCGGCTTGGCGACCTGGTGAAGGGCGAGACGGTGCTGGTGACGGCCGCTGCCGGTGGCACAGGACAGTTTGCTGTGCAGTTCGCCAAACAGGCCGGCTGCCACGTTGTGGGCACCTGCTCCTCCAATGAGAAGGCTGGCTTCTTAAAGACCATTGGCTGCGACAGGCCCATCAACTACACGTCCGAGGACCTGAGCACCACGCTGCGCAAAGAGTACCCACAAGGCCTGGACGTAGTCTACGAGTCCATAGGTGGCAGAATGTTTGACATGGCGGTCAACAATCTGGCCAATAAGGGTAGGCTGATTGTGATCGGATTCATCTCAGCGTACCAAACGGCATCAGGGGTCCCAACTGTTAAAGGAGGAACTCTGCCCATGAAGCTGCTCCAGAAGTCAGCTAGCGTGAGGGGGTTCTTCCTAcctcacttcctgtctgactACAAGGAGGCGATGGGAAGCATGATGCAGATGTTTGCTAAAGGGAAGCTGGTGTGTGAAGTGGACTGTGGCGACATGGCCCCCGAGGGCCATTTCATGGGACTGGAGTCCGTCTTTAGGGCTGTGGACTACATGTATGCTGGGAAAAACGTGGGAAAGGTGGTGGTTGAGGTGACTCCACCCTCACTGGACAGCAAACTGTGA
- the LOC112223127 gene encoding prostaglandin reductase 3 isoform X2 gives MRRWRNSFAWHLGLRQDHHFPLHKTNAFVGINASDINYSAGRYDPSVKPPFDAGFEGIGEVVGLGLSASARYTIGDTVAYFADGAFAEYTVIPMIKTVPVPAVKPEFLTLLLSGATAYIAMKRLGDLVKGETVLVTAAAGGTGQFAVQFAKQAGCHVVGTCSSNEKAGFLKTIGCDRPINYTSEDLSTTLRKEYPQGLDVVYESIGGRMFDMAVNNLANKGRLIVIGFISAYQTASGVPTVKGGTLPMKLLQKSASVRGFFLPHFLSDYKEAMGSMMQMFAKGKLVCEVDCGDMAPEGHFMGLESVFRAVDYMYAGKNVGKVVVEVTPPSLDSKL, from the exons AtgaggagatggagaaacagCTTTGCATGGCATTTGGGGCTGCGGCAGGATCATCATTTTCCGCTGCATAAAACCAATGC ATTTGTTGGAATCAATGCCTCGGACATCAACTACTCAGCAGGCCGCTACGACCCTTCGGTGAAGCCACCGTTTGACGCCGGGTTCGAGGGCATTGGCGAGGTGGTCGGACTCGGCCTGAGTGCCAGCGCCCGCTACACCATTGGCGACACCGTGGCCTACTTTGCCGATGGGGCCTTTGCGGAGTACACGGTGATACCCATGATCAAGACCGTACCCGTACCCGCGGTGAAGCCAGAGTTCCTCACCCTGCTGTTAAGCGGTGCCACGGCCTATATCGCCATGAAGCGGCTTGGCGACCTGGTGAAGGGCGAGACGGTGCTGGTGACGGCCGCTGCCGGTGGCACAGGACAGTTTGCTGTGCAGTTCGCCAAACAGGCCGGCTGCCACGTTGTGGGCACCTGCTCCTCCAATGAGAAGGCTGGCTTCTTAAAGACCATTGGCTGCGACAGGCCCATCAACTACACGTCCGAGGACCTGAGCACCACGCTGCGCAAAGAGTACCCACAAGGCCTGGACGTAGTCTACGAGTCCATAGGTGGCAGAATGTTTGACATGGCGGTCAACAATCTGGCCAATAAGGGTAGGCTGATTGTGATCGGATTCATCTCAGCGTACCAAACGGCATCAGGGGTCCCAACTGTTAAAGGAGGAACTCTGCCCATGAAGCTGCTCCAGAAGTCAGCTAGCGTGAGGGGGTTCTTCCTAcctcacttcctgtctgactACAAGGAGGCGATGGGAAGCATGATGCAGATGTTTGCTAAAGGGAAGCTGGTGTGTGAAGTGGACTGTGGCGACATGGCCCCCGAGGGCCATTTCATGGGACTGGAGTCCGTCTTTAGGGCTGTGGACTACATGTATGCTGGGAAAAACGTGGGAAAGGTGGTGGTTGAGGTGACTCCACCCTCACTGGACAGCAAACTGTGA